In one window of Chiloscyllium plagiosum isolate BGI_BamShark_2017 chromosome 44, ASM401019v2, whole genome shotgun sequence DNA:
- the LOC122543545 gene encoding zinc finger protein 664-like — protein sequence MEKPWKCEDCGKRFTCSSRLDIHRRIHTGERPFTCSECGRRFTQSSGLSLHQRVHTEEKPFSCTTCGHGFKSSSLLTEHQRIHTGQKPFTCFVCGERFDQIDAVQSHHYFHTKEGPYGCASCGKTFRQTSDLQEHRRTHTGGEAVHLPRVRERIPVVIPAADTPAGPQCGSAFQLLGLWEGICSVIPNAETPASSESDCRGWTLLLIRIVHN from the coding sequence atggagaaaccgtggaagtgtgaGGACTGCGGTAAAAGGTTCACTTGTTCGTCCCGGCTGGATATACACCGGCgcattcacaccggggagaggccgttcacctgctccgagTGCGGGAGGAGGTTCACTCAGTCGTCCGGCCTTTCCctgcaccagcgggtccacaccgagGAGAAGCCGTTCAGCTGCACGACCTGCGGGCATGGCTTCAAGTCTTCCTCCCTGCTCACCGAGCACCAGCGGATTCACACGGGGCAGAAGCCGTTCACTTGCTTCGTGTGCGGGGAGAGGTTCGATCAGATAGATGCTGTCCAGTCGCACCACTACTTCCACACGAAGGAGGGCCCGTACGGGTGCGCGTCCTGCGGGAAGACCTTCAGGCAGACGAGCGACCTCCAGGAGCACCGGCGCACTCACACGGGGGGAGAAGCCGTTCACCTGCCCCGTGTGCGGGAAAGGATTCCCGTAGTCATCCCAGCTGCTGacacaccagcgggtccacagTGTGGATCAGCCTTTCAGCTGCTCGGtctgtgggaagggatttgctCAGTCATCCCAAAtgctgagacaccagcgagtTCAGAAAGTGACTGCAGGGGTTGGACCCTCCTGTTAATCAGGATTGTCCACAATTGA